One Rosa chinensis cultivar Old Blush chromosome 5, RchiOBHm-V2, whole genome shotgun sequence genomic region harbors:
- the LOC112165110 gene encoding uncharacterized protein LOC112165110, producing the protein MGDIRIETTEKLKQQKPNTDSRENTGGLLTHIAKFAIDSTINYSLKLKALAGRKQVYENVQERLKDQTLSTCLDDKKKPQDVKLGMEEMQAKMEKMQEDMNIVKQQHQISAKHVERSDHPKKMPDRSIHGADLPENNRKKIFIRSRL; encoded by the exons ATGGGTGACATTAGAATTGAGACGACGGAGAAGCTGAAACAGCAGAAACCCAACACCGACAGCCGAGAAAACACCGGCGGACTTCTGACCCACATAGCCAAATTCGCTATTGACTCCACCATCAACTACTCTCTCAAACTCAAAGCCCTCGCCG GTAGGAAGCAAGTGTATGAAAATGTGCAGGAACGATTAAAGGATCAAACCCTTTCAACTTGTCTGGATGACAAGAAGAAACCACAAGATGTTAAGTTAGGGATGGAGGAGATGCAAGCAAAAATGGAGAAGATGCAGGAAGACATGAATATCGTAAAGCAACAACATCAGATATCAGCCAAACATGTAGAGAGATCAGATCACCCAAAAAAGATGCCAGACAGAAGCATTCATGGAGCAGATCTTCCTGAGAACAATCGGAAAAAGATCTTCATCCGTTCCCGTCTTTGA
- the LOC112165109 gene encoding uncharacterized protein LOC112165109 isoform X2 yields MPKHLHSELQHDTKPPYPCSFWGAVSTVNLREEELIQDVVKVIWSKLHPCTSKSAINNVSSIPSSSSSFCRPKHDVFLSFRGADTRAFMGHLHAALIHRGISTFRDDKDLEKGKSIPKELDKAIEGSKVCVVIVSPDYASSKWCLNELLKILECAFEDSSLPQHHEKAHNLESRYKISKWKASLQNKEDISNHNKRKMVKLSLTVNYDGEWASPVYTGDKTKEIVISDDSTPDELLDQIHSFVGVDPKQNESNTDDNQRIFIGKSLSSSTGFKNPLRNACERMNEVRVLVNYDGEWVNSTYVGGQTKGIVISEDIAYQGLVERVYGVVGVDPHEYKLILKTRYESKFPTQPVEIINDDDLAFFIKENLSRDISSRIPLCTTLERRSFPYGRVESSENSNTAHINRFGTYHSYFHGWTPDPVPYLQQPFYQQQQPSYQQTWTWQPYYKPSYQQLQWGYQQPHHSYMPPQSSCQQPPEIFWHHYQPHTYPPTSYQ; encoded by the exons ATGCCAAAGCATCTTCACAGCGAGCTTCAGCACGACACAAAACCACCATACCCTTGTTCCTTTTGGGGAGCAGTATCTACTGTAAATTT GCGCGAAGAAGAACTCATTCAAGATGTTGTTAAAGTGATATGGAGCAAATTGcatccctgtacttcaaaatcaGCCATAAACAATGTGTCATCAATACCGTCTTCGTCCTCTTCTTTTTGTCGACCAAAGCATGATGTCTTTCTAAGCTTTAGAGGGGCGGATACCCGCGCATTTATGGGCCATCTACATGCTGCATTAATTCACCGCGGAATTTCCACCTTTAGAGATGACAAAGATCTTGAGAAAGGAAAGTCCATTCCCAAAGaactcgacaaagcaattgAGGGATCAAAGGTTTGTGTTGTCATCGTTTCACCAGACTATGCTTCTTCAAAATGGTGCTTGAATGAGCTTTTGAAGATTCTTGAATGCGCTTTTGAAGATTCTTCCTTACCGCAACATCATGAAAAAGCCCATAATTTGGAGAGCAGATACAAAATAAGTAAGTGGAAGGCTAGTTTGCAGAACAAGGAAGACATCTCTAATCATAACAAAAG gaaaATGGTTAAGCTTAGCCTCACGGTTAATTATGATGGAGAATGGGCCAGTCCTGTTTACACTGGtgataaaacaaaagaaatagtGATTTCAGATGACAGTACTCCTGATGAGCTTCTGGATCAAATACATAGTTTTGTTGGGGTGGATCCAAAACAAAATGAGAGCAATACTGATGATAACCAAAGAATTTTTATTGGTAAGAGCCTTTCTTCCAGTACGGGCTTCAAGAATCCACTGCGGAATGCTTGTGAAAG AATGaatgaagttcgagttttggtgaATTATGACGGGGAGTGGGTGAATTCTACATACGTTGGTGGTCAAACGAAAGGAATAGTGATTTCAGAGGATATTGCGTATCAAGGACTAGTGGAGAGAGTGTATGGTGTTGTCGGAGTTGATCCACATGAATATAAGCTGATATTGAAGACCAGATATGAATCAAAGTTTCCTACTCAACCGGTGGAGATAATCAATGATGATGACCTTGCATTCTTCATCAAAGAGAACCTTTCACGGGATATAAGCTCCCGAATTCCTTTGTGCACGACTCTTGAACGACGGTCATTTCCTTATGGAAG ggTGGAGTCATCAGAGAACAGCAATACGGCACATATTAACAGATTTGGGACCTATCACAGTTACTTTCATGGTTGGACACCTGATCCAGTGCCTTATCTGCAGCAGCCTTTCTACCAGCAGCAACAACCGTCTTACCAACAAACGTGGACATGGCAGCCTTACTACAAACCTTCCTATCAGCAGCTGCAATGGGGATACCAACAGCCCCATCATTCCTACATGCCGCCACAATCTTCATGCCAACAGCCCCCCGAAATCTTCTGGCATCACTATCAGCCCCATACGTACCCACCAACATCTTACCAGTAG
- the LOC112166453 gene encoding uncharacterized protein LOC112166453 — protein sequence MGIWDTISGTLKRSAPALTPLKSWGLKRNAPDLTALKRWFPSTDSLKHNAPDLTALKSWFPSTDSLKRNAPDGTAVKNACSAVRDNVIPYFRSEEARSKIAQVGTIVAKNATYEGLKFVPGGNALYNFAASCVHDYNNSNKQEVDVKELQAKVLRLEKELGELGERNKESPSMTNKAWEQAINSEDVIDQCLYDDEGVLEQAMPDPVAPGQEEGRSDKYESK from the exons ATGGGGATATGGGATACCATTTCTGGGACACTGAAACGGAGCGCGCCGGCTTTAACGCCCCTGAAGAGCTGGGGGCTGAAACGGAACGCGCCGGATCTAACGGCCCTGAAGAGGTGGTTCCCCTCAACCGATTCGCTCAAGCACAACGCGCCGGATCTAACGGCCCTGAAGAGCTGGTTCCCCTCAACCGATTCGCTCAAGCGCAACGCACCTGATGGAACAGCTGTCAAGAACGCGTGCTCCGCCGTCAGGGATAATGTGATCCCCTACTTTCGAAGCGAGGAAGCGCGGTCCAAGATCGCCCAAGTTGGCACGATCGTCGCTAAAAACGCAACCTATGAGGGCCTCAAATTCGTTCCAG GTGGAAATGCATTGTATAACTTTGCTGCCAGCTGCGTCCATGACTATAACAATTCCAACAAACAGGAAGTCGATGTGAAAGAATTGCAGGCTAAAGTATTGAGACTAGAGAAAGAATTGGGTGAACTCGGGGAAAGGAATAAGGAGTCTCCCAGCATGACCAATAAGGCTTGGGAGCAGGCAATTAATTCTGAAGATGTGATCGATCAGTGTCTTTATGATGATGAAGGAGTTCTTGAGCAGGCAATGCCTGATCCGGTTGCACCCGGCCAGGAAGAAGGGCGGAGTGACAAGTACGAGAGTAAATAA
- the LOC112166452 gene encoding monodehydroascorbate reductase: MALLKQITERILVIWALITSWSKYQRNREGNMELLNRLLEELDSQTADIEQKLDAEPPHPIERQEDEVYVWLENVERIKTEVQTIYQIAERNYLSREHFGKLVNEKVVEVKELLQEGKLYTGISEEKSFKYLIIGGGVAAGYAAREFVKQGLKPGELAIISKEAVAPYERPALSKAYLFPEGAVRLPGFNVCVGSGGERLLPEWYVEKGIELILSTEIIKADLDSKILTSAAGMKYSYDILIIATGSRALRLTEFGVHGADAKNIFYLREISDADKLVEEIRAKKKGKVVVVGGGYIGLEVGAAMRINQFDVTIVYREQLFMARLFTREIAAFYEAYYENKGIKLIKGTAAVAFDSGANGEVKAVKLKDGRVLEADIVVAGVGAKPLIELFEGQLDKAKDGIKTDGFFETDDPDVYAVGDVATFPIKLYDDMRRVEHVDHARKSAEQAVKVIKASEENRSIPEYDCLPYFYSRVFNLSWSFYGDNVGNPVLFGDNNPASAKPKFGTAWIKNGKIVGVFLEGGTAEENKAIAQIARVQPPAEKYLDQLRKGDYFFA, from the coding sequence ATGGCATTGTTGAAGCAAATTACTGAAAGAATACTAGTCATATGGGCTCTGATTACTAGCTGGTCGAAGTATCAAAGAAACCGTGAAGGAAATATGGAACTTCTGAACAGATTGTTAGAAGAGCTAGATAGCCAAACTGCAGATATAGAGCAAAAGCTAGACGCTGAGCCTCCTCATCCAATCGaaagacaagaagatgaagtcTATGTGTGGTTGGAAAATGTGGAAAGGATCAAAACTGAAGTGCAAACCATTTACCAAATCGCTGAAAGGAACTATCTCTCACGGGAACATTTCGGGAAGCTTGTTAATGAAAAAGTTGTAGAGGTTAAGGAGTTGCTCCAGGAAGGAAAATTGTACACTGGGATTTCCGAGGAGAAGAGTTTCAAGTACTTGATCATTGGTGGTGGAGTTGCAGCTGGATATGCAGCCAGGGAGTTTGTCAAACAAGGGCTCAAGCCAGGTGAGTTAGCAATCATATCAAAAGAAGCAGTGGCGCCTTATGAACGTCCTGCGCTTAGTAAGGCCTACCTGTTTCCTGAGGGAGCTGTAAGACTTCCAGGGTTCAATGTCTGCGTTGGAAGTGGAGGTGAGAGGCTGCTACCTGAGTGGTATGTGGAGAAAGGTATTGAATTAATTCTTAGTACAGAAATTATCAAAGCAGATCTTGATTCGAAGATACTCACCAGTGCAGCTGGGATGAAATATAGTTATGATATTTTGATAATTGCAACTGGTTCCAGAGCACTAAGGTTGACAGAGTTTGGAGTACACGGAGCTGATGCAAAGAACATTTTCTACTTGAGAGAAATCAGTGATGCTGATAAGCTTGTAGAAGAAATTAGAGccaagaaaaagggaaaggTAGTAGTTGTTGGAGGAGGATACATTGGTCTTGAAGTTGGAGCTGCTATGAGAATCAACCAGTTTGATGTTACCATAGTTTATCGCGAACAATTGTTCATGGCACGGCTTTTCACTCGAGAGATAGCTGCTTTCTATGAGGCTTACTATGAAAACAAAGGAATCAAACTCATCAAAGGTACAGCTGCTGTTGCCTTTGATTCTGGTGCCAATGGAGAGGTAAAAGCAGTCAAACTCAAGGATGGTAGGGTGCTTGAAGCTGACATTGTTGTTGCTGGTGTTGGTGCAAAACCTCTCATTGAGTTATTTGAAGGGCAGCTTGATAAAGCTAAAGATGGAATCAAAACTGATGGATTCTTTGAAACAGATGATCCCGACGTATATGCAGTAGGCGATGTGGCTACTTTCCCTATAAAGTTGTACGATGACATGAGAAGAGTTGAGCATGTTGACCATGCTAGGAAATCAGCAGAGCAAGCGGTAAAAGTTATCAAGGCAAGTGAAGAAAATAGATCTATTCCAGAGTATGATTGTCTTCCATACTTCTATTCGCGCGTATTCAATCTTTCGTGGTCGTTTTATGGAGACAATGTGGGCAATCCTGTGCTATTTGGAGACAACAATCCGGCATCAGCGAAACCAAAGTTTGGAACAGCATGGATTAAGAATGGGAAGATTGTGGGAGTTTTCTTAGAGGGAGGGACAGCTGAAGAAAACAAGGCTATTGCCCAAATTGCAAGGGTCCAACCGCCAGCTGAGAAGTATTTGGATCAGCTGAGAAAGGGTGATTATTTCTTTGCTTGA
- the LOC112165109 gene encoding uncharacterized protein LOC112165109 isoform X1, whose translation MPKHLHSELQHDTKPPYPCSFWGAVSTVNLREEELIQDVVKVIWSKLHPCTSKSAINNVSSIPSSSSSFCRPKHDVFLSFRGADTRAFMGHLHAALIHRGISTFRDDKDLEKGKSIPKELDKAIEGSKVCVVIVSPDYASSKWCLNELLKILECAFEDSSLPQHHEKAHNLESRYKISKWKASLQNKEDISNHNKRKMVKLSLTVNYDGEWASPVYTGDKTKEIVISDDSTPDELLDQIHSFVGVDPKQNESNTDDNQRIFIGKSLSSSTGFKNPLRNACERRMNEVRVLVNYDGEWVNSTYVGGQTKGIVISEDIAYQGLVERVYGVVGVDPHEYKLILKTRYESKFPTQPVEIINDDDLAFFIKENLSRDISSRIPLCTTLERRSFPYGRVESSENSNTAHINRFGTYHSYFHGWTPDPVPYLQQPFYQQQQPSYQQTWTWQPYYKPSYQQLQWGYQQPHHSYMPPQSSCQQPPEIFWHHYQPHTYPPTSYQ comes from the exons ATGCCAAAGCATCTTCACAGCGAGCTTCAGCACGACACAAAACCACCATACCCTTGTTCCTTTTGGGGAGCAGTATCTACTGTAAATTT GCGCGAAGAAGAACTCATTCAAGATGTTGTTAAAGTGATATGGAGCAAATTGcatccctgtacttcaaaatcaGCCATAAACAATGTGTCATCAATACCGTCTTCGTCCTCTTCTTTTTGTCGACCAAAGCATGATGTCTTTCTAAGCTTTAGAGGGGCGGATACCCGCGCATTTATGGGCCATCTACATGCTGCATTAATTCACCGCGGAATTTCCACCTTTAGAGATGACAAAGATCTTGAGAAAGGAAAGTCCATTCCCAAAGaactcgacaaagcaattgAGGGATCAAAGGTTTGTGTTGTCATCGTTTCACCAGACTATGCTTCTTCAAAATGGTGCTTGAATGAGCTTTTGAAGATTCTTGAATGCGCTTTTGAAGATTCTTCCTTACCGCAACATCATGAAAAAGCCCATAATTTGGAGAGCAGATACAAAATAAGTAAGTGGAAGGCTAGTTTGCAGAACAAGGAAGACATCTCTAATCATAACAAAAG gaaaATGGTTAAGCTTAGCCTCACGGTTAATTATGATGGAGAATGGGCCAGTCCTGTTTACACTGGtgataaaacaaaagaaatagtGATTTCAGATGACAGTACTCCTGATGAGCTTCTGGATCAAATACATAGTTTTGTTGGGGTGGATCCAAAACAAAATGAGAGCAATACTGATGATAACCAAAGAATTTTTATTGGTAAGAGCCTTTCTTCCAGTACGGGCTTCAAGAATCCACTGCGGAATGCTTGTGAAAG AAGAATGaatgaagttcgagttttggtgaATTATGACGGGGAGTGGGTGAATTCTACATACGTTGGTGGTCAAACGAAAGGAATAGTGATTTCAGAGGATATTGCGTATCAAGGACTAGTGGAGAGAGTGTATGGTGTTGTCGGAGTTGATCCACATGAATATAAGCTGATATTGAAGACCAGATATGAATCAAAGTTTCCTACTCAACCGGTGGAGATAATCAATGATGATGACCTTGCATTCTTCATCAAAGAGAACCTTTCACGGGATATAAGCTCCCGAATTCCTTTGTGCACGACTCTTGAACGACGGTCATTTCCTTATGGAAG ggTGGAGTCATCAGAGAACAGCAATACGGCACATATTAACAGATTTGGGACCTATCACAGTTACTTTCATGGTTGGACACCTGATCCAGTGCCTTATCTGCAGCAGCCTTTCTACCAGCAGCAACAACCGTCTTACCAACAAACGTGGACATGGCAGCCTTACTACAAACCTTCCTATCAGCAGCTGCAATGGGGATACCAACAGCCCCATCATTCCTACATGCCGCCACAATCTTCATGCCAACAGCCCCCCGAAATCTTCTGGCATCACTATCAGCCCCATACGTACCCACCAACATCTTACCAGTAG